The stretch of DNA GACGATGTACCTGGGCATGCGGCCGGAGGCCGCCATGGCCGCCTTCATGATCGGCGACTCGGTGACGAACTGCGTCACGCCGCTCAACGGCTACTTCGTGCTCGCGCTCGGATTCGTCCAGCAATTCCGCAAAGGCGCGGGTGTCGGCACCCTGCTGTCGTTCACGACACCCATCGCCGTCGTCGTGCTCGTGGTGTGGGGCGGGTTCTTCGCGCTCTGGTACGGAGCGGGAATTCCGCTCGGTCCCGGAGTCGGCATCCGCTAGCTCGTCCGCAGGTGCACGGACCCGGGCGGGACGCGCTCGGGAAGCTCTCTCGAAAGGAACCAGTGTTGGGAACGATCGCAATCGTCGGGGCGGGCAACGTCGGCCAGGCGATCGCCGGGCACATGGCGGTGCTGGAGCACGACGTCCGGCTGTTCTCGCCGTGGGAGGCGGATTTCGACGCCGTCCGCGCCGCCGGCGGGATCGAGCTGACCGGCGAGCTCACCGGGCACGGGCTGCCCGGTCTGCTGACCACGAACCTCGCAGCAGCCGTGCGCGGCGCGGACGTCGTGGTGGTGGCGGTACCCGCCTTCGCGCAGGCGAGCCTCTCGGAACAGCTCGCCGAGCTGCTGGAGCCCGGCCAGGTCGTCCTGTTCCAGCCCAGCACCCTCGGCAGCAGCCTCGAGCTGACCCGGCACTTCGCCCGCAGCGAGCGGAAACCGTGCCTGATCGCCGAGACCGCGACCAGCCTCTACACGTGCCGGCTGCGCGGTCCGGCGCAGGTGTACGTCGGCGCCATCAAGCAGTCGGTGCACCTCGCGAGCATCCCCGGCGGATCGGTCGACGCGGCACGCGAGCGTCTCCGGCCCTACTTCGGTGACCGGTACGTCGGGGACGGCGACACGTTGTCGGTGGGACTGGCCAACTGCAACGCGATCTACCACGTCCCGCCGGCGGTGCTGAACATCAAGACGGTGGAGGACGCCGCGGGACTCGCCCAGCACACCCTCGTCACTCCGCGGGTCGCCGAGGTCATCCACGAGCTGGACCTGGAACGGCTCGCGCTGGCGCGAGAGCTCGGCGTGACCGCGGGCAGCTTCTGGGACTTCCTCGAGACTTCCTACGGGGTGACCGAGGGCAGCTACGTGGAGCGCATCGAGCAGGGCTACGGACGGCAGGCCTTCCCCGAGCCGGACTCCCTCACGCACCGGTACTTCACCGAGGACATCCCGTTCGGACTGGTCATCTGGAATTCGCTGGCGCAGCAGATCGGCTTGTCGCTGCCGCTGACCGACTCGTTCGTCCGGCTCGGCAGCGTGCTGTGCGGTCGCGACTGGGTGGCCGAGGGGCGGACCGCGGATCTGCTGGGACTGCAAGGTGCCGATGTCGAGCGGATCAGGGCCGCGTTCCGCAACGGCGACCAGCAGGCCCTCAGACGGTCAAGTTCGGCAGGTGCGGAGTGATCTCGTCGGCCGGAACCTCTTCGTAGCCGTCTGCGGTGATCAGCGCGAGGGTGGGGTAGATGGCTCGGACGGAGTCCGGGCCTCCGGTTGCGCTGTCGTCGTCGGCCGCGTCGAACAAGGCTTGCAGCGCCACCCGGACGACGCTCGCCCGGTCCATCTCCGGATCGTGCAGCTTCTTCAGCGCTCCCCTGGCGAAGAACCAGCCCGAACCGGCGCCGCCGTAGTACTTCTCCTCCGCCGGTGCGCCGGTGATGTCGAAGGTGTAGATCCGGGCCTGCTGCCGTATCCGGTCCCAGCCGGCGAACAACGGGGTGGCCACCAGGTTCAGCTCGAGCTGCGGCAGGTTCGCGCGGACCATGGCCGATACCCGGTTGACCTTGGCCGGGAAGCTGAGTTCGGCGTGTTCGATCTTCTCGAAGTGCTCCAGCTCCACCTGGAACAGCTGCACCATCTCCTTGCCCACTCCGACGGTGCCCGCGAAGGCGAGGCAGGACGCGTGATCGGCGGGTTCGAGCTTGCGGAGATCGCGCTGCGCGATGAGGTTGCCCATGGTGGCCCGGCGGTCACCGGCGACCAGCACACCGTCCCGGTAGCGCACCGCGAAGATGGTCGTGCCGTGCACCTGCTCGGCGCCGGGGGCCGCTTGCGGCAGCGCGTACGGCGCGCAGCCGCGCAGCAGTTCGGCGAACGAGGAGCTGCGATGTCCCCACACGGCTTCCACCGATCCCGGCACGGGCGACTGGGACGTCAAGTCATCGCTCCTTCCCATCGAACACGGCAAGATCACCGGTCGTAGCGTTCCAGATGCCGCACGCTCGCGCTAGCAGTCGTGGTCGTCGCGGGCCTCACCTGCGGATGAGCCCGCGCGCTTGCGCGGCGGCCAGGGCCGCGGTGCGGGATTCGACGCCGAGCTTGTCGTAGATGTGCACCAGGTGCGTCTTCACGGTGGCTTGGCTCAGGTACAGGCGGCGGCTGATCTCCGCGTTCGACAAGCCGTCCGCGAGCAGCTGGAGCACATCGAGTTCGCGGCGCGACAGCGACGTGCCGGGTCGCCGCATGCGGTGCACGAGCCGGTCGGCGACCGTCGGCGCGAGTGCCGAGCGGCCCGCCGCGGCGGCGCGCACGGCCGCGGTCAGCTCCTCCGGCGGGGCGTCCTTGAGCAGGTACCCGGTGGCGCCGGCTTCGATGGCGGCGAGGATGTCGGCGTCGGTGTCGTAGGTGGTCAGCACGAGCACCCGCGGCGGCTCCGGGCGGGCCGTGATCGCGGCGGTGGCGTCGCTGCCGTGCATTCCGGCGCCGAACCGCAGGTCCATCAGCACCACGTCGACCGTTCCGGCGAGTCCGATCGCGCGTTCGGCGTCGTCGGCCTCGGCGGTGACCTCGAAGTCGGGCTCGGTGTCCAGGACCGCGCGCAGGCCCGCCCGCACGACGGGGTGGTCGTCGGCCAGCAGCAGCCGGATCGGCTCGGTCACCGCGGCACCTCCTTGCGGCCGTGCAGCGGGAAAGCCGCGGCCAGTGCGGTCCCGCGACCCGGC from Saccharopolyspora sp. SCSIO 74807 encodes:
- a CDS encoding NAD/NADP octopine/nopaline dehydrogenase family protein encodes the protein MGTIAIVGAGNVGQAIAGHMAVLEHDVRLFSPWEADFDAVRAAGGIELTGELTGHGLPGLLTTNLAAAVRGADVVVVAVPAFAQASLSEQLAELLEPGQVVLFQPSTLGSSLELTRHFARSERKPCLIAETATSLYTCRLRGPAQVYVGAIKQSVHLASIPGGSVDAARERLRPYFGDRYVGDGDTLSVGLANCNAIYHVPPAVLNIKTVEDAAGLAQHTLVTPRVAEVIHELDLERLALARELGVTAGSFWDFLETSYGVTEGSYVERIEQGYGRQAFPEPDSLTHRYFTEDIPFGLVIWNSLAQQIGLSLPLTDSFVRLGSVLCGRDWVAEGRTADLLGLQGADVERIRAAFRNGDQQALRRSSSAGAE
- the prcB gene encoding proteasome subunit beta, with amino-acid sequence MTSQSPVPGSVEAVWGHRSSSFAELLRGCAPYALPQAAPGAEQVHGTTIFAVRYRDGVLVAGDRRATMGNLIAQRDLRKLEPADHASCLAFAGTVGVGKEMVQLFQVELEHFEKIEHAELSFPAKVNRVSAMVRANLPQLELNLVATPLFAGWDRIRQQARIYTFDITGAPAEEKYYGGAGSGWFFARGALKKLHDPEMDRASVVRVALQALFDAADDDSATGGPDSVRAIYPTLALITADGYEEVPADEITPHLPNLTV
- a CDS encoding response regulator transcription factor, with the translated sequence MTEPIRLLLADDHPVVRAGLRAVLDTEPDFEVTAEADDAERAIGLAGTVDVVLMDLRFGAGMHGSDATAAITARPEPPRVLVLTTYDTDADILAAIEAGATGYLLKDAPPEELTAAVRAAAAGRSALAPTVADRLVHRMRRPGTSLSRRELDVLQLLADGLSNAEISRRLYLSQATVKTHLVHIYDKLGVESRTAALAAAQARGLIRR